The following is a genomic window from bacterium.
TATTCCCAAAATAAAACTAATTTAATCAAAATGTTGATTTTTTTATCTTTATTCCTTTAAAAAATGTGCTATGATTGACTAAAAGCGCATACTAAAATAATCCTAACCGCAAATTAGGATATTTTTTCTGTGAGCAAATTTTAAAATCAAAATTACTTTCTACTATCTGACTATAAACGATTAAAAACCAAATGTCAAGTACATAATTTGCTAGAAGCAAGAGGGCTTTGTAATGAGTGATATGGGTATATTGCAAAACAAATTTCATTATATTCTAAAAGAGCAGAATTTATCTTATTGTAAACTTGCTAAATTAATCGACGAATATGAGTCATCTCTTATTTCAATGATTAAAGGAAAAAGACCTTTTACTGAAAAAACGATTAAAAAAATTCTTCCAATTCTTAAAGTTACAAAAGAAGAGTTTGAAAGCTGGATTATTGCCGATAAATATCCAAAAGAAATTTTAGAACTTGCCGTTCAAATAAAAAAAAATTTTCCCTATAAAAACAAATCAATACTTACAAACAATATTGATTGTCTACTAGAAAAAAAAGAGGTTTCCCGCACAACTTTAAGTAAAGAAATCAATTACAGCCAAAGCGGTTTAAATCAAATAATAACAGGTAAAAGAACAATGTCTGCGTCAATTCTGAAAAAATTATCAGATTTTTTTGAGATTTCTCAAGAGCAAATTTTAAGTTGGATTATTGCTGACAAATACTCTTTGGAGATTCTGGAACAAGCCTTGCTTTGTACCGGAAACGAATATTTCAATTAATTTTATTTGCTTTATCAAATTTTGGGTTAAGGAAATTTAATGCCTATTTTAATTTGTTGACAAGTCAAATGCTGAAAGAATAGACAAACTGATTTAACTCAATTAAAATAAAATAAAATAGGGAATAAATACATGCCGAAAAGAAAAATTGTAAAAATCATTCAAGAATTGAATAAGCTAATAAAAGAAATGTATCCTGATCTCAAAGGATTATATCTCTATGGTAGCCAGCTTAAAGGAACTGCTCATAAAAATTCGGACGTAGATATAATTGCAATATTTGACGAAGTTTCAAGAGAAAAAACTTTTGAAATAAGTGGCATACTTTGTGATTTACAATACAAATATGATATTTACATTGATTTACATGAGTATACAGAAGAAGATTTACAAAAAAATCCTTATTATTACAATGAAGTAGTGAATAAAGGTCAATATTATGCAGCAGCATAGTAATACTTTAGCTAAAATATCTATTGAAAAAGCAGATACGGCTTTGCAAGATGCGTATAACATTCTGGATATAAGCTTAACTACAGCATAAAACAGGGCTTATTATTCTGTATTTTATATTGTATCAGCATTAGCATACTTAGATGATTTCGTAAGTAAAAGCCACCATTATTTACAGGGACAATTTAACAAAAGATATATTTACGAACAAAACTTATTTGATAATGTTTTAAACAAA
Proteins encoded in this region:
- a CDS encoding helix-turn-helix transcriptional regulator — translated: MSDMGILQNKFHYILKEQNLSYCKLAKLIDEYESSLISMIKGKRPFTEKTIKKILPILKVTKEEFESWIIADKYPKEILELAVQIKKNFPYKNKSILTNNIDCLLEKKEVSRTTLSKEINYSQSGLNQIITGKRTMSASILKKLSDFFEISQEQILSWIIADKYSLEILEQALLCTGNEYFN
- a CDS encoding nucleotidyltransferase domain-containing protein; its protein translation is MPKRKIVKIIQELNKLIKEMYPDLKGLYLYGSQLKGTAHKNSDVDIIAIFDEVSREKTFEISGILCDLQYKYDIYIDLHEYTEEDLQKNPYYYNEVVNKGQYYAAA